In one window of Brassica rapa cultivar Chiifu-401-42 chromosome A07, CAAS_Brap_v3.01, whole genome shotgun sequence DNA:
- the LOC103844346 gene encoding peptidyl-prolyl cis-trans isomerase CYP40 has protein sequence MGKSKCFMDISIGGELEGRIIIELYDDLVPKTAENFRSLCTGDKGIGPNTGVPLHYKGSRFHRVIKGFMIQGGDISANDGTGGESIYGLKFEDENFDLKHERKGMLSMANSGPNTNGSQFFITTTRTSHLDGKHVVFGRVTKGMGVVRSIEHVSTEENACPSLDVVIHDCGVIPEGEDDGICNFFKDGDVFPDWPVDLNESPLELSWWMETVDSVKASGNEHFKKQDYKMALRKYRKALRYLDICWEKDGIDQETSTALRKTKSQIFTNSAACKLKFGDAKGALLDTEFAMRDEDNNVKALFRQGQAYMALNNIDAAAESLEKALQFEPNDAGLKKEYAAVMKKIAIRDNKEKKQYRKMFG, from the exons ATGGGCAAGTCAAAGTGTTTCATGGACATTAGCATTGGAGGCGAGCTCGAAGGCAGAATCATCATCGAGCTCTACGACGACCTCGTCCCCAAAACCGCCGAGAATTTCCGATCGCTTTGCACCGGCGACAAAGGCATCGGCCCCAACACCGGCGTCCCTCTCCACTAcaag GGGAGTCGATTCCATCGTGTAATCAAGGGGTTTATGATTCAAGGTGGGGACATATCAGCCAATGATGGCACTGGTGGTGAATCTATCTACGGGTTAAAGTTTGAAGACGAGAACTTTGACCTCAAACATGAGAGGAAAGGGATGCTCTCTATGGCTAACTCTGGCCCCAACACTAACGGCTCTCAGTTTTTCATCACCACCACTCGCACTTCTCATCTCGATGGGAAACATGTTGTCTTTGGAAGGGTTACCAAAGGGATGGGAGTGGTTCGTTCCATTGAGCATGTTTCAACCGAGGAAAACGCTTGTCCTTCTCTGGATGTCGTTATTCATGACTGTGGGGTGATTCCCGAGGGCGAAGATGATGGGATCTGTAACTTCTTCAAGGACGGTGATGTGTTCCCTGACTGGCCTGTTGATCTTAATGAAAGCCCTCTTGAGTTGTCTTGGTGGATGGAGACTGTTGACTCTGTCAAGGCTAGTGGTAACGAGCACTTTAAG AAACAAGACTACAAGATGGCTCTTAGAAAGTACCGCAAGGCTTTGCGTTATCTGGATATTTGCTGGGAGAAAGATGGCATTGACCAAG AGACCAGCACTGCCTTGCGTAAGACAAAGTCGCAGATCTTCACTAACAGTGCT GCCTGCAAACTGAAATTTGGAGATGCTAAGGGAGCATTGTTGGACACTGAGTTTGCTATGCGTGATGAAGATAACAATGTCAAAGCATTGTTTCGACAGGGCCAG GCATACATGGCTCTCAATAACATCGATGCTGCTGCTGAAAGCCTGGAGAAAGCTCTTCAATTCGAACCTAACGATG CTGGTCTCAAGAAAGAATATGCTGCTGTAATGAAAAAG ATTGCCATTAGAGACAATAAAGAGAAAAAGCAGTACCGCAAAATGTTTGGATAG
- the LOC103844465 gene encoding LOW QUALITY PROTEIN: extensin-2 (The sequence of the model RefSeq protein was modified relative to this genomic sequence to represent the inferred CDS: substituted 1 base at 1 genomic stop codon) — MHVTECRRLGVLTEGYGVFVKDQLAFLKAWKLLNCCANLPETKTYKRSAILALLVGSAIATEPYIYSSPPPPPVASPPPPYKYKSPPPPVKSPPPPYEYKSPPPPVKSPPPPXYYHSPPPPVKSPPPPYYYHSPPPPVKSPPPPYYYHSPPPPVKSPPSPYYYQSPPPPVKSPPPPYYYHSPPPPVKSPPPPYYYHSPPPVKSPPPPYYYHSPPPPVKSPPPPYYYHSPPPPVKSPPPPYYYHSPPPPVKSPPPPYYYSSPPPPKSYPPPYYYSSPPPPPKSYSPYYYSSPPPPVYKKYEKKRTQR; from the exons atgcATGTGACTGAGTGTAGAAGATTAGGCGTTTTGACAGAAGGTTACGGAGTGTTTGTCAAAGACCAACTCGCCTTCTTGAAAGCGTGGAAGTTGCTTAATTGTTGCGCTAACTTGCCAGAA ACAAAAACATACAAACGGTCAGCCATTTTGGCGTTACTTGTTGGCTCGGCAATCGCTACTGAACCTTACATTTATAGctctcctccaccacctccgGTTGCATCTCCTCCACCTCCTTATAAATAcaaatctcctcctcctccggttaAGTCCCCTCCACCACCGTATGAGTAtaaatctcctcctcctcctgttaagtctcctccaccaccgtaATACTACCACTCTCCACCTCCCCCGGTgaaatctccaccaccaccgtaTTATTACCACTCTCCTCCGCCTCCGGTgaaatctcctcctcctccttatTACTATCATTCTCCACCTCCTCCCGTGAAGTCTCCTCCATCACCGTACTACTATCAATCTCCACCCCCTCCGGTgaagtctcctccaccaccgtaCTATTAtcactctcctcctcctccggttaAGTCTCCACCTCCACCTTACTACTACCACTCTCCTCCTCCGGTCAAGTCTCCACCTCCACCCTACTACTACCACTCTCCTCCTCCCCCAGTTAAATCTCCACCGCCGCCATACTATTATcactctccaccaccaccagtcAAATCTCCTCCACCTCCATACTACTACCATTCACCGCCTCCTCCGGTGAAATCACCACCTCCACCTTACTATTACtcatctccaccaccaccaaaaTCTTACCCTCCACCATATTACTACtcatctccaccaccaccaccaaagtCGTACTCTCCATACTACTATTCATCACCACCACCTCCGGTGTATAAAAAGTATGAGAAGAAGAGAACACAGAGATAG